A single Desulfomonilaceae bacterium DNA region contains:
- the gatB gene encoding Asp-tRNA(Asn)/Glu-tRNA(Gln) amidotransferase subunit GatB — protein sequence MEFETVIGLEIHAQLLTDSKAFCSCTTKFGNEPNSNTCPICLGMPGSLPVLNRKALEYTVLMALACNCRINEISRFARKNYYYPDLPKNYQISQYELPVAEYGWIEVDTTEGTRKIGITRIHMEEDAGKLIHDERKPVSYVDLNRTGVPLIEIVSEPDMRTPEEASAYLRTLHSILVYLGICDGNMEEGSFRCDANVSIRPFGQTALGTKTELKNMNSFKNVQKGLQYEIERHTEVLGNGGAIVQETRLFDPSTGSTVSMRSKEQAHDYRYFPDPDLLPLRVEPELVEKMRASLPELPREKKDRFVMDFGIPEYDAGVLTSERSLAQYFENTVTIFPNPKSVSNWMMTEFMRVLKGQDSSVASAPVQPKDLADLLKMIEDGTISGKIGKTVFEEMWISGKSPAQIVKDKGLIQVSDVSELSGIIVKILKDNPTEVSRFLEGKTQLMGFFVGQTMKATRGKANPQLVNGILTSELEKLRDSPK from the coding sequence ATGGAATTCGAAACAGTAATCGGTTTGGAAATACACGCTCAACTTCTCACCGACTCAAAGGCTTTTTGCTCTTGCACAACTAAATTTGGGAATGAACCGAACTCAAACACATGCCCCATTTGTCTGGGCATGCCGGGCTCACTTCCGGTCCTGAATCGAAAAGCCCTTGAATACACGGTTCTGATGGCTCTTGCTTGTAACTGTCGGATAAATGAAATTAGTCGGTTTGCCAGAAAAAACTACTATTATCCGGATCTGCCTAAAAACTACCAAATATCTCAATATGAACTGCCTGTGGCCGAATATGGGTGGATCGAAGTGGACACAACCGAGGGCACAAGGAAAATAGGAATTACCCGTATACATATGGAGGAGGACGCTGGTAAACTTATCCATGACGAAAGGAAGCCTGTTTCCTATGTAGATTTGAATAGAACAGGGGTTCCACTCATAGAGATAGTCTCGGAACCAGACATGCGTACACCAGAAGAGGCTTCGGCTTATCTGAGGACCTTACATTCGATCCTCGTTTACCTTGGAATCTGTGACGGCAATATGGAAGAAGGCAGCTTCAGGTGTGACGCAAATGTGTCTATTAGACCCTTTGGACAGACTGCGCTTGGAACGAAAACAGAATTGAAAAACATGAACTCATTCAAGAATGTCCAAAAAGGGCTTCAATACGAAATAGAGAGACATACTGAAGTTTTGGGAAATGGCGGCGCAATAGTCCAAGAAACGCGGCTGTTCGACCCGTCAACCGGGTCTACGGTTTCAATGAGAAGCAAAGAACAAGCCCACGACTACCGTTATTTTCCGGATCCGGATCTCCTTCCACTGAGGGTCGAGCCAGAGCTTGTTGAGAAGATGAGGGCTTCTTTGCCTGAACTCCCTCGGGAAAAGAAAGATAGATTTGTGATGGATTTTGGGATACCGGAGTATGATGCAGGAGTATTAACTTCGGAACGTTCACTAGCTCAGTATTTTGAAAACACCGTCACCATTTTCCCAAATCCCAAATCTGTCAGCAACTGGATGATGACCGAGTTTATGAGGGTATTGAAGGGACAGGATTCATCAGTAGCCTCAGCCCCTGTCCAGCCAAAAGATCTTGCGGATCTTCTCAAGATGATCGAGGACGGCACGATATCAGGAAAAATTGGAAAAACGGTCTTTGAGGAGATGTGGATTTCGGGCAAGAGTCCTGCTCAAATAGTCAAAGATAAAGGACTGATTCAGGTTTCAGATGTTTCAGAGTTGTCAGGAATCATCGTTAAAATATTAAAGGATAACCCTACAGAGGTGTCTCGCTTTTTGGAAGGCAAGACCCAGTTAATGGGATTTTTTGTGGGGCAGACCATGAAAGCCACGCGTGGTAAGGCGAACCCACAATTGGTCAATGGGATCCTCACATCTGAGCTTGAAAAGTTGCGTGACTCCCCTAAGTAG
- the gatA gene encoding Asp-tRNA(Asn)/Glu-tRNA(Gln) amidotransferase subunit GatA, with protein sequence MSNLYEKTATELAGLLASKKTSSVEITKSVLDRIDAVESEIHSYVSIYPDLALAMAEQADRRIQERRGHSLTGIPIAIKDNMCLQDKKTTCGSRILSNFSPPYDATVVKSIKDEGMVILGSANMDEFAMGSSTETSCWGPTKNPWDTDKIPGGSSGGSAAAVACGQATVALGSDTGGSIRLPAAFCGVTGIKPTYGAVSRFGLVAYASSLDQIGPFGRDISDIALLLNLLCRHDPMDSTSVPMTHPDFTSFLNKDVAGLTLGVPVEFFDKLGNQDVEKSLRSARDVLEKLGVKFVDMSLPSLNYGIAAYYVIAPSEASSNLARYDGVKYGHRSKDFESMIDMYCKTRAEGFGPEVKRRIMLGTYALSSGYYDAYYLKAAKIRTLITKDFKRAFESCDAIFAPVAPAPAFNIGEKMDDPIEMYLTDVFTIPVNMAGLPGISCPAGFSGTGLPIGMQLIAPHFGESKLVQLVAAFQKETDFHLRRPTI encoded by the coding sequence GTGTCCAACCTTTACGAAAAAACCGCCACCGAACTTGCTGGCCTTTTGGCCTCCAAAAAAACGTCATCGGTTGAAATAACCAAGTCAGTTTTGGATAGAATCGATGCTGTTGAATCGGAAATTCATTCGTACGTTAGTATTTACCCCGATCTAGCCTTAGCCATGGCCGAGCAAGCGGATCGTCGCATTCAGGAACGGAGAGGACATTCCCTGACCGGAATCCCTATCGCAATCAAAGACAATATGTGTTTGCAGGATAAGAAAACGACGTGCGGATCACGGATTCTATCGAACTTCAGTCCTCCATATGATGCCACAGTCGTCAAATCTATTAAGGATGAGGGCATGGTGATTCTGGGGAGCGCTAACATGGACGAATTCGCTATGGGCTCCTCGACTGAAACTTCCTGTTGGGGACCAACCAAGAATCCCTGGGATACAGATAAGATTCCGGGAGGATCGAGCGGGGGTTCAGCGGCGGCAGTCGCTTGCGGTCAGGCTACCGTGGCGCTCGGTTCGGACACGGGTGGATCGATTCGTCTGCCTGCGGCGTTTTGCGGAGTTACGGGCATCAAACCCACCTATGGCGCAGTTTCACGCTTTGGATTGGTCGCATACGCATCGAGTCTTGATCAAATTGGCCCATTTGGCCGAGATATTTCTGACATAGCCCTGCTTTTGAACCTTTTGTGCCGCCATGATCCGATGGATTCGACTTCTGTCCCTATGACACATCCCGATTTTACCTCTTTTCTGAACAAGGATGTCGCTGGTTTGACATTGGGCGTTCCGGTCGAATTTTTCGATAAGCTTGGAAACCAGGATGTTGAAAAAAGTTTACGGTCCGCAAGAGACGTTCTTGAAAAGCTCGGGGTTAAATTTGTCGACATGTCTTTGCCTTCGTTAAATTATGGAATCGCGGCCTATTACGTTATCGCTCCTTCGGAGGCGTCTTCCAATCTGGCTAGATATGACGGTGTCAAGTATGGTCATCGGTCCAAGGATTTCGAGAGTATGATAGACATGTATTGCAAAACCAGGGCTGAGGGGTTTGGTCCGGAAGTAAAGCGTCGGATAATGTTGGGGACTTATGCTCTGTCATCGGGATATTACGACGCCTATTACTTAAAAGCCGCCAAGATAAGAACTCTCATTACGAAAGACTTCAAACGGGCGTTTGAATCATGTGACGCAATCTTTGCTCCCGTAGCCCCTGCTCCGGCCTTTAACATCGGGGAGAAAATGGATGATCCAATAGAAATGTATTTGACCGATGTTTTTACTATTCCAGTAAACATGGCCGGACTCCCGGGTATATCCTGCCCCGCCGGCTTTTCAGGCACAGGCCTGCCCATAGGGATGCAACTTATCGCCCCACATTTTGGGGAATCCAAACTTGTACAATTAGTCGCAGCCTTTCAGAAAGAAACAGATTTTCACCTGAGACGTCCCACCATATAG
- a CDS encoding DEAD/DEAH box helicase, whose amino-acid sequence MTSQQHKNRPSLPRKPIFKLGPKKVFSHAQKEIFQPRIHIDAKSLLLKMGRPEPAPFTPDPFQKMALENILVRDVLVSAPTGSGKTWIALEATRDYLSRGLKVWYATPLKALSNSKLEEFGASFGIENVGILTGDRKENPNAPVIVGTTEILRNQLYDSMETGLDIGVDLVILDEAHYLGDPDRGVVWEEVLIYLPSRVRILLLSATISNASEVAGWLQEIRKSPCKVILTLERPVPLDALFLAPSGELTPFLKGRRLFPQVATLAKSLKKARRSPNQEPPDFNRILTVLREFDLLPAIIFMKSRLDCDKALASLPPCPFKPSEDGFDKELESYLASNPDLQTQRHIGRLLMCRVGVHHAGHLPAWRLLVENMMLAGRLEAIFSTSTVAAGVNFPARTVVILQTDRFDGRSFVDMTATEFHQMTGRAGRRGKDKAGFTVMVPGKFFDISLAQELLLSNPEPLRSRIGVNFSMVLNLLLSHDPAAAIRLLEFSFASYSLNPNRAKKVKSKLTEAFNNHTGLLHDLGYLDEEGAPTPDGKWAAKLRLDQPLLIAELIRNGDFSDLDPVSLASLIAPFVVDKDREIQISRDLWKDTRRLWKKFRAMIQRLKPLVNYMIDRGFDFPTITFWPCAATCLWAGQAPWEELTESLSADEGDLAMMLLRTADHLRQLAQLEDEQPQLADAAKEAIALIMRAPII is encoded by the coding sequence ATGACTTCCCAACAACACAAAAACAGACCCAGCTTGCCGAGAAAGCCAATTTTCAAACTCGGACCGAAAAAGGTTTTCTCTCATGCTCAAAAAGAGATTTTTCAGCCTCGAATTCATATAGACGCCAAGTCCTTACTGTTAAAAATGGGACGCCCTGAACCGGCCCCATTTACTCCTGATCCCTTTCAAAAAATGGCGCTTGAAAACATACTCGTAAGAGATGTCTTGGTCAGCGCTCCCACAGGTTCGGGAAAAACCTGGATTGCCCTCGAGGCGACGAGGGATTATTTGTCCAGAGGATTAAAAGTTTGGTACGCTACCCCATTGAAGGCTCTGTCAAACTCCAAATTGGAGGAATTTGGGGCCTCTTTTGGAATCGAAAACGTAGGAATTCTAACTGGAGACCGCAAAGAAAATCCTAATGCTCCTGTCATCGTGGGGACTACCGAGATTCTCAGGAATCAACTTTACGATTCAATGGAAACAGGACTGGACATCGGAGTTGATCTCGTAATACTCGATGAGGCCCATTATTTAGGTGACCCGGACAGAGGCGTCGTCTGGGAGGAAGTTCTAATATATCTTCCATCACGGGTCAGGATTCTCCTTTTGTCGGCAACCATATCCAATGCGTCGGAAGTGGCGGGATGGTTGCAGGAGATCAGAAAATCTCCTTGTAAGGTCATTCTGACGTTAGAACGACCGGTGCCCCTCGACGCTCTGTTTCTTGCTCCCTCAGGTGAACTGACTCCGTTCTTGAAGGGACGACGTCTTTTTCCTCAAGTGGCCACGTTGGCCAAAAGCCTGAAAAAGGCCAGGAGATCGCCGAATCAGGAACCGCCGGATTTCAACAGAATTCTAACAGTCCTCAGGGAATTCGATCTCTTGCCTGCGATCATATTCATGAAATCAAGATTGGACTGTGACAAGGCCCTAGCTTCATTGCCTCCATGTCCATTCAAGCCATCTGAGGACGGCTTTGATAAGGAACTCGAAAGCTATCTGGCCTCAAATCCAGATCTTCAAACGCAGAGGCATATAGGTAGATTGCTTATGTGCCGCGTAGGAGTTCACCACGCCGGCCATTTACCGGCATGGCGGCTGTTGGTTGAGAACATGATGCTGGCAGGAAGGTTGGAAGCGATATTTTCTACCTCTACAGTAGCTGCGGGAGTCAATTTTCCCGCTAGGACCGTAGTCATACTGCAGACTGACCGTTTCGACGGACGATCATTTGTGGACATGACAGCTACTGAGTTTCATCAAATGACTGGCAGGGCTGGACGACGCGGAAAGGACAAAGCCGGCTTTACGGTCATGGTTCCCGGGAAATTCTTTGACATCTCTCTTGCCCAAGAGCTTCTGCTGTCAAATCCAGAGCCTTTACGATCCCGAATAGGGGTCAATTTCTCTATGGTTCTAAATCTCTTACTTTCTCACGATCCTGCAGCGGCAATCAGGCTGCTTGAATTTTCTTTCGCCTCATATTCATTGAATCCAAACAGGGCAAAAAAAGTTAAGTCTAAACTAACTGAGGCCTTTAACAATCACACGGGGTTACTGCATGACCTCGGTTATCTCGACGAAGAGGGCGCTCCTACTCCTGATGGAAAATGGGCGGCGAAATTGAGGCTGGATCAACCGCTGTTGATTGCCGAACTTATCAGGAATGGTGATTTTTCAGACTTGGATCCCGTTAGCCTTGCATCATTAATCGCTCCATTTGTCGTGGACAAAGACAGAGAAATTCAAATCAGTCGGGATTTGTGGAAAGACACTCGTCGACTGTGGAAAAAATTCCGAGCGATGATACAGAGGCTTAAACCGCTCGTCAATTATATGATAGACAGGGGATTTGATTTCCCTACAATCACATTTTGGCCTTGCGCAGCCACCTGCCTGTGGGCAGGACAGGCCCCGTGGGAAGAACTGACGGAGAGTCTCTCCGCTGATGAAGGTGATCTTGCAATGATGTTATTGAGGACAGCGGACCATTTGAGACAACTTGCTCAACTGGAAGATGAGCAGCCCCAGTTGGCTGATGCGGCCAAGGAGGCCATTGCCTTGATTATGCGG
- a CDS encoding HAMP domain-containing sensor histidine kinase, with protein sequence MLNQFIIELEKRTKIESLFSKFNKLFYWSVDSPYFSDEAFSKLLNIIEVGGRSSLNVAIQAGVRWANSVQRMSLRKAIYSRGFITPACLWAYRSLRGSHEPCLRNFEATEMSFMQILLLRHIDPSNSVPFLIETFQNRSDTPEELKELSRLCLITILNNGIAPDLLKALRTRYPRIDVLHNLRTAIPGRGTVGKRAPTCGADDFHQLVRSVLEVRELSSFTRVLYLTWLFYVPLSDTDYSQLWLTPADRNYFRMLGGSGIIDRSGGGYILTSDLSKRGMAKRFLYETYPLAKESIQKSKTAKIKEERERRVKTTELDRQGLEMSPDGIICIDQPKSLYYMNPAAERTLQTENWLRMTLFGSISFEDAVRKYSKEKVITNIRKSGFDKGVSAQIFGDRISLESRGKHFDVELGPQVILIRNTTDQNLINKEIGKLYRHELSAAIDVIGIGIDSAKRLALEGSINESVKILDQIENKRLELFHMLEERIDFIRLHSDSFQVRPLCVNLNLLVDKCVSNYAEAATSKGVSIQSNHLEEHGIFVSGEERFLKRAVDNLIRNAVKFCDHGGKVEIRLDMSLKDAICTVEDDGPGIPPAHLGKIFQLGFTTGGSGRGLYLARKIAKAHGGRLEVRSSLGNGACFTLTLPRMLEN encoded by the coding sequence ATGTTAAACCAATTTATAATAGAACTTGAGAAGCGAACAAAGATTGAAAGCCTGTTCTCCAAGTTCAATAAATTATTTTATTGGAGTGTTGATTCACCCTATTTTTCAGATGAAGCTTTCTCGAAACTTCTAAATATTATAGAAGTCGGAGGACGTTCATCCTTGAATGTCGCGATTCAGGCAGGAGTCCGATGGGCCAATTCCGTCCAGAGAATGTCTCTGAGAAAGGCCATTTATTCACGAGGTTTCATTACGCCGGCCTGCCTGTGGGCGTACAGGAGCCTCAGAGGAAGCCATGAGCCGTGCCTGAGGAATTTCGAAGCAACGGAAATGAGTTTTATGCAGATTTTACTGCTGCGCCACATTGATCCCTCCAATTCCGTTCCGTTTCTGATCGAAACTTTTCAAAACAGATCCGACACTCCAGAGGAGTTGAAAGAACTCTCCAGACTGTGCCTCATCACAATTCTTAACAACGGAATAGCTCCGGATCTATTGAAAGCCCTCCGCACGCGTTATCCCAGGATTGACGTTTTGCACAATTTGAGGACAGCTATTCCTGGAAGAGGAACTGTTGGAAAAAGGGCGCCCACTTGTGGGGCAGACGATTTTCACCAACTGGTGAGGTCTGTTCTGGAGGTGAGAGAACTCTCGTCTTTCACCAGAGTTCTTTACCTCACATGGCTATTCTACGTTCCTTTGTCGGACACGGATTACTCACAATTGTGGCTAACTCCGGCGGATCGGAATTATTTCCGAATGCTAGGGGGATCAGGAATCATTGATAGGTCGGGTGGCGGCTACATATTAACCTCGGACTTGTCCAAACGGGGAATGGCCAAAAGATTCCTGTATGAAACTTATCCACTAGCAAAAGAATCAATCCAGAAATCCAAAACCGCAAAGATTAAAGAAGAAAGAGAGCGCCGGGTTAAGACGACAGAATTGGACAGACAGGGCCTTGAAATGTCCCCTGATGGTATCATATGCATAGATCAACCCAAGTCTCTCTATTACATGAATCCGGCGGCTGAACGAACGCTTCAGACTGAAAACTGGCTACGCATGACTCTTTTCGGATCAATTTCATTTGAAGACGCAGTTCGTAAGTATTCAAAGGAAAAAGTTATAACTAATATTAGAAAGTCAGGATTTGACAAAGGAGTGTCTGCTCAGATCTTTGGAGACAGGATTTCTCTGGAATCGCGAGGAAAGCATTTTGATGTGGAACTTGGACCGCAGGTGATACTCATCAGGAACACTACCGATCAGAACCTTATAAATAAGGAGATTGGTAAACTATACCGACACGAGCTTTCCGCTGCGATTGATGTGATAGGGATAGGTATTGACAGCGCAAAACGACTTGCGCTTGAAGGATCAATCAACGAATCGGTTAAGATTCTGGACCAGATAGAAAACAAGCGTTTGGAACTTTTTCACATGCTGGAAGAGAGGATCGATTTTATCAGGTTGCATTCCGATTCATTTCAAGTCAGACCATTATGTGTCAACCTGAATCTTCTAGTGGATAAATGTGTCTCAAATTATGCGGAGGCTGCAACCAGCAAAGGAGTCAGCATACAGTCCAATCATCTCGAGGAGCATGGAATATTTGTGTCGGGTGAGGAAAGATTTCTAAAAAGAGCGGTAGATAACCTGATCAGAAACGCTGTAAAGTTTTGTGACCACGGCGGTAAAGTTGAGATTCGCCTGGACATGTCATTGAAAGATGCGATTTGTACGGTGGAGGACGATGGCCCAGGAATACCTCCGGCGCATCTGGGCAAAATATTTCAACTAGGCTTTACTACCGGCGGTAGCGGTCGTGGACTTTATCTTGCGAGAAAAATAGCTAAGGCGCACGGTGGGCGTCTGGAAGTTAGAAGCTCTCTAGGGAATGGGGCCTGTTTTACCTTGACGCTTCCCAGAATGTTGGAGAATTGA
- the gatC gene encoding Asp-tRNA(Asn)/Glu-tRNA(Gln) amidotransferase subunit GatC — translation MKITIEQVDYVAILGRLALSKEEKLKYMGQLDDILKYMDTLSAVPTDDVEPMAGPVELFTPLREDVVKPSLPIEKSLSNAPATDGSSFLVPKIIE, via the coding sequence ATGAAAATCACGATTGAACAAGTTGACTACGTCGCTATACTCGGCAGACTAGCTTTGTCCAAAGAAGAAAAACTGAAGTACATGGGGCAACTGGATGACATCCTGAAATATATGGATACTCTTTCCGCTGTCCCAACTGATGATGTCGAGCCCATGGCTGGTCCGGTAGAACTTTTCACGCCATTGAGGGAAGATGTTGTCAAACCGTCACTTCCGATTGAAAAGTCTTTATCCAACGCTCCTGCAACTGACGGTTCATCGTTTCTAGTACCGAAGATCATCGAATGA
- a CDS encoding hybrid sensor histidine kinase/response regulator, whose product MARLSLLLADDEDLIRQRVGLMLGDSFSIEEASTAKTAREAASKGYDIILLDIMFPDGNGVEICREIKKANPHSTIVISSSMETLDAWNQAFEAGADGYLQKRELLNTDPRKIVLMINSLVERNRLRKQAEEINKRQTQLLSVLTHDVRAPFQALLGTMELLRKSDIPQSLCDNVDRMFKSAKTQLTFINSLLELLRLESRVAELRLFPTDLNLAVNQSIQTMNTLAVAKNISVQSELARDLPKISGDIGQVTRVMNNLLSNGIKFTERGGMIKVTTRKSLRESVNGVEAVVEDNGVGVSVQERPKLFAPFHRGREKGTDGEIGSGLGLSICREIMALHRGSIELDGSPVNGSVFRLWFPIAQSHSRVAKET is encoded by the coding sequence ATGGCCAGACTCTCGCTCTTGCTAGCCGATGACGAAGATCTGATCAGGCAGAGGGTAGGGCTGATGTTAGGAGATTCTTTCTCCATAGAGGAAGCTTCAACAGCCAAGACGGCCAGAGAAGCCGCATCAAAGGGTTATGACATCATATTATTGGACATCATGTTTCCGGACGGAAATGGTGTTGAAATATGCCGAGAAATTAAGAAGGCCAACCCTCACAGTACGATTGTCATTAGCTCTTCTATGGAAACTCTCGACGCTTGGAACCAGGCTTTTGAAGCTGGGGCAGACGGGTATCTTCAGAAACGAGAACTGCTTAACACTGATCCTCGGAAAATTGTCCTTATGATCAATAGCCTTGTCGAACGTAACAGGTTGCGTAAACAGGCTGAAGAGATAAACAAAAGACAGACCCAACTGCTTTCAGTGCTTACTCACGATGTTCGCGCCCCTTTTCAGGCTCTACTTGGTACCATGGAATTGCTCCGGAAAAGCGACATTCCCCAGTCACTGTGTGACAATGTGGACAGGATGTTCAAGTCAGCCAAGACGCAATTGACTTTCATTAATTCACTCCTGGAACTGCTTCGGTTGGAATCGCGGGTCGCTGAACTCAGGCTGTTCCCAACAGATCTCAACTTGGCGGTGAACCAGAGTATTCAGACAATGAACACATTAGCGGTAGCGAAGAATATTAGTGTTCAGTCTGAACTGGCTCGTGATCTACCAAAAATCTCGGGCGATATTGGCCAGGTGACCCGGGTAATGAATAATTTGTTGAGTAATGGCATCAAGTTCACTGAACGAGGGGGTATGATAAAGGTAACGACTAGAAAATCCCTGAGAGAAAGCGTAAATGGGGTTGAAGCGGTTGTTGAGGACAATGGCGTAGGTGTCAGCGTTCAAGAAAGGCCCAAACTCTTTGCGCCCTTTCATCGTGGTCGAGAAAAAGGAACCGATGGAGAGATTGGTTCTGGGTTGGGGCTTTCGATCTGTAGAGAAATAATGGCACTGCACAGAGGATCTATAGAATTGGACGGTTCCCCGGTCAACGGAAGCGTGTTCAGGCTTTGGTTTCCAATTGCTCAGAGCCATAGCAGAGTAGCAAAAGAGACATGA
- a CDS encoding O-acetylhomoserine aminocarboxypropyltransferase/cysteine synthase family protein: protein MDKQKTGYGFDTLAIHAGQTPDPSTLSRAVPIHRTSSYVFKDTQHAANLFGLKELGNIYTRIMNPTTDVLENRMAALEGGVGGLALASGSAAVFYSIINVIEQGYELLASRHLYGGTFTLFQDILPQFGIKTRFVDCGDAEAFANSVNSKTRAIFIETIGNPELCVPDFLEISQVAKKAHVPLIVDSTFTTPYIFRPIEFGADIVVHSLTKWIGGHGTAIGGVVVDSGTFDWTDKKFRLFNDPEPSYHGLRFAHDLGPMSNMAYILRMRLVPLRNMGACISPDNSWIFLQGLETLSLRMERHCANSIAVARHLEKHQGVEWVKYPGLESEPSYPKVLKYFRNGCGGSVVVFGIKGKTEAAKKFMGGLKLFSHLANVGDAKSLVIHPASTTHSQLSNEQRLLAGIPDEMIRLSVGIEDIEDILEDLDNALASV, encoded by the coding sequence GTGGACAAGCAAAAAACAGGATATGGTTTCGATACCTTGGCGATACACGCAGGTCAAACGCCGGACCCTTCGACTCTATCACGCGCAGTGCCGATTCACAGGACTTCCTCTTATGTATTTAAAGATACCCAGCATGCCGCCAATCTTTTTGGGCTTAAAGAACTGGGGAATATTTATACTAGGATCATGAACCCTACTACGGATGTGCTTGAAAATAGGATGGCGGCTCTCGAAGGGGGAGTCGGAGGCTTGGCTTTGGCTTCCGGGAGTGCAGCCGTCTTCTATTCAATCATCAATGTAATTGAGCAGGGATATGAGCTATTAGCCTCAAGACATCTGTATGGAGGGACCTTCACCCTGTTTCAGGACATTTTGCCGCAATTCGGAATCAAGACTCGCTTTGTAGATTGTGGTGACGCTGAAGCCTTTGCCAACTCTGTAAATTCCAAGACAAGGGCGATTTTCATTGAAACCATTGGGAACCCTGAGTTATGTGTGCCGGATTTTTTGGAAATCAGTCAGGTCGCGAAAAAGGCTCATGTGCCCTTAATTGTAGACTCAACTTTTACAACCCCCTACATTTTCAGACCTATTGAATTTGGAGCGGACATAGTTGTGCATTCTTTGACCAAATGGATTGGTGGGCATGGGACTGCTATAGGCGGAGTTGTTGTGGATTCCGGAACATTTGACTGGACCGACAAGAAATTCAGGTTATTCAATGATCCCGAACCGTCCTACCATGGGTTAAGATTTGCCCATGATTTGGGGCCTATGAGTAATATGGCCTATATTTTAAGAATGAGGCTGGTTCCATTGAGAAATATGGGCGCATGCATAAGCCCGGACAACTCCTGGATCTTTCTCCAAGGATTGGAAACATTGTCTCTCAGGATGGAGCGCCATTGCGCCAACTCTATCGCTGTGGCTCGGCATCTGGAAAAGCATCAGGGAGTAGAATGGGTTAAATACCCAGGGCTGGAATCCGAACCGTCCTACCCCAAGGTTCTGAAATATTTCAGAAATGGCTGCGGGGGCAGTGTCGTGGTTTTTGGGATTAAGGGAAAGACGGAAGCTGCCAAGAAGTTCATGGGTGGTCTAAAGTTGTTTTCCCATCTTGCCAACGTGGGAGACGCCAAGAGTCTCGTGATTCATCCAGCCAGCACAACTCATTCTCAGCTTTCTAATGAACAACGCCTTCTGGCTGGGATCCCGGATGAAATGATAAGGCTTTCCGTAGGTATCGAAGACATTGAAGACATTCTCGAGGACCTTGATAATGCTTTGGCTTCTGTTTGA